The Ruminococcaceae bacterium KH2T8 genomic sequence AGATATGGCAAGACTATCGTTTCCCAACAGGTCGAGTATACGAGGACTATGCAACTGTTTATAAAGCACTTGAGAAGGCAAATAAGATAGTCGTATCTTCTGAACCGAAATATCACTATCTTTGCAGGCCTAACAGTATCCTTCAAAGTCACGATATCGAGAAGATGGTTAATCTCTGGATCGCCAGTAAGGAACGTTACCTGTATCTAAAGGATAGAGCAGGTGAGAAGACGTTGAATAAGCTGATCTATGACTGTGGCTATTCTGCAGGCAGATTGTGGAGTTGGGCCTGGGAGTATCGTGCGGAAGTCAAGGATAAGTTTAGTAAGCAATTCGAAGAATGTAGCGCATTTACCAGGGCGCTGTTCCCAGGTAGCTCAGCTCGCAAGCACGGCATGCAGGTGTATATAGGTGTTATTCTTGCAAAGCATAATAACAAAGCATCTTACTTCGCAGCGTACCTGATTAATCAGGTAAGAAGACTTACTAAGGGCAAGAAGAATTAGTGAATCAATCTCCAAACATCGCCTAAGATGCTCCTGGATCTGGGATAGAACTTAAGGTATCTCATACAAGAAGCCAGAGACCCTTTGCCGATAAGCCTCTTATTCTTGAATGCTGCCAGGCGAACCTCATAGAATTTAGTGTTTTCCTTGATTAACGGGATCTTCTCTATCAACCCGTTATCATTACAGTATTCCTTCATCTTATCGAGGCAACGAATGTAGTATTCAATACCTGACGTCATTGCCTCATTTGTCCTTACAGGCTTCCCCGTGGTATTAGCAGTATGGCGTCTCCACTTTATTACAGGAACGTCTAATAGATAGCAGGCATCTGCGGTTTTAGCCATGCGAAGAAGAAATGCATCGTGTGGATAGTCGGTAAATCGATATGGAAGGATAACATCGTAGAAAGATCTGCGGAAACAGTATACACATCCCGGATAATCCATATAAATTACTTTCTCGTTAAATGGCAGTTGTGTCAGTTTGCCTGAATAAGTCTGCTCAACGATACGATCTTCCTTATCGTTTTGGATCCATTTTTGGTAGTTACCAATCAGAAGACCTATCTCGGGGTGCGCCTCCATGATCGAGGTCATCTTCTCGAGCTTATCCTCTATCCATACGTCGTCCTGATCGCAGGGGAAGATGATATCTCCGCTTGCTTCAAGGAATGCCTCAGAGAAGTTCTCAGCCCAACCCTTATTGGTTTCGTGAGTGATAACATGCCAGTTATCAAGTTCATTATCGGTAATAAAATTCTTGCAAAGCTCAACGGTAGAATCAGTAGAACAATCATCCGATATGATGACTTCATCAGGTGCAAGAGTCTGATTTTTCAAAGATTCAAGTTGTTCGATTATATATTTCTCACCGTTATAGGTGGATAAGACGATTGAAGTTTTCATGTATGCCTCAAAATTGTATGCTTGTGAAAGAAATTTACTTATAGGAGAGTATCACACCCGCCAGCATAATTCCACGTAAGTGAACATTCAAAATCAGATTCTCTTGGCGCTATAAAAGGCATTGAATAGAGTAAACGCTAGCAATAAAAGGATTTCAGTCTGTATATGTTGTATGTTGCGGACGCTACGATAATTGCAGATTAGTGCTAACTTGCTATATAATGTACAAATGACTTGGAAATGAACCACGGGGTATCTATTTAGAGTAGAGTTATGAATGTGGGTTTATGAGATGTATTATGTTCTTCCCCAGGGTGTTGATAGTCACTTTTAGTATGTGAGCTAAGGAGACAGTTAATATGCCAATCAAGAAAGCCGCAATGATGACAAAAGATATTTTGTTCTTTTGTATACTACATCTCTGTGCGTTTTTTGTAGTTATTATGAATGGTGGGATTTGGGCACATAACAGGACGTACGACCTCACTTTTTGGGAAGAGTATGATACATTATTGACCATATTATTTGTTACAGTTTCAGTCTTACTGATATTTAGCGTGAAGACTATAAAGTTCACAAAATCCTGGGCTCATATTGCATTCGTGTTAATGTGTTCTGTATTGTATTTGGTGAACAGCGATGATGGATATAACAAGACACTGTACAAGCAGTATTTTTTTATTCCGTTAGTATTGTTTATTATTCTGTTCGGGTTGATTAAGAATAAGGAATTGTTTTGGCGAGCATTTTCTAACATAGTTTGTACGTTGTCAGTAGTATCTTTATTCTTTTATATTTTCGGAACGTGGTTGCGTTTGATTTCTCCAACACAACACATTATACGTGGTTGGGGTTCATGGGGACCTAATCCTATTCCCAATTTTTACTATGTATATTATCAATCACAAGCTACGCATCCTGGAGATTTTACTCTTTGGCGTAATTGTAGTATTTTTGCCGAAGCTCCCATGTTTAACATGGTGCTCTGTATGGCTTTGGCAGCAGAGGTGTTCCTGTTTAGGCGGAAAAAGGGGAGAAGATTTGTTGTTGCATTGTTGATTATTACGATAATAACGACTTTTTCTACTACGGGATATTTGTTTCTGGCACTATTAGGAGTTTTGTTTTTGTTAAATTCCTCTAGGTTTATGTCATTTTGCAAGAATCATAGAAAGATTTTTTTTGCAACATTAGCTTTGTTTGTTGGAGTTTGTGCATTAATGATTACAATCAAACTCCACTCTCGAACCGGATCTGTTTCAACATCAATAAGAGTGGATCATACACTTACTTGTCTTCAGATTTGGAAAGATAATTTTCTGTTTGGTGATGGTTGGTTAAAGGATGATAATTTCTTGCAACTAGCCCAATTCGCTTTTGGAATTAGTGTTGGTTTTCCTTATTTCTTAAAATGTGGCGGTATAATGCTAGGTTCTTTGGTTTTGGTACCATATGTTGTGAGCGTTATTTTTGCTTTTAAGAACAAGGACTTGAAGATATTTAGTTTCAATACTTTGTTTATGATGCTTTTTGTTTTTACCGCGGTAGTACGTTTCCCTATTGTAGTAACTTTTATTGCATACAATGTGTTTGCCTGTTCTAGTAGTATTGCTACTGACTCATCAACTGCTTGGGTGAGCAAAGTGGGACAAGCTAGAGAATTCCAAAAAGAATAAGTGCATTATTTACTTGGACTATTCAGATGTGCTTTGGGGGAGAGTTTAATGCCGAAACATAATTTGAGGCGTAGAATATCATACTATATTGAGTGGTTGATTCTTCATTTGTGCGCACTCAACATTATTACTTTAACAGGTGGAATGTGGAGTAGTGATCCGACATTTGGTAAGAGTATATGGGATTTCTATTTGGAGTATGAGATAGTACTATTTGTCTCCGCTATAGTTTTGTTTTGCGTGTATAGAACCTTTAATATCCGCAATAAAGCATTTGTTACTATAGGTGTGGTCATTTTGGGCGCCGCAGGGTATCTGATTCATCATAATGAGAATGTATATATCTATTGCTACCGCAAGTACTTTCTTGTTCCGTTGGTCTTGTTACTTTTCCTGCTGTGTGTAATTAAGAACGTAGAACGAATATGGATAGCATTTTCTAATGTTGTAAGTGTTATTGCCATAGTATCTTGGATCTTCTATATAGGCGGTACGGTTTTACATATCATTTCACCTCTAAAGTTAAACGAACGAGTTTGGGGTGTTTGTGAACCATATCTTATTCCCAATTACTACTATGTTTATTACGAAGCGCAATTGTCTCATCCTTTGGGGTTTGATATATGGCATAATTGTGGGTTGTTTGCTGAGGCTTCATTGTTTTGTGTTGTTCTGTGTACAGCCTTAGCGGCGGAATTGTTTTTATTCAATCGCAGCAGAGGCAGAAACCTAGTGATTGGACTGCTAGTCTTGACTATTATTTCTACCTTTTCGATTATTGGAATTATCTTTTTGGTTTGTATTGTGTTGATCACTTTGGTTCGACTTCCTGGCGTTCATCTTATGATGAAGAAACATAGAAAGGTGATCAATGTCGGATCTTGTGCGATGGTCCTGATAGTGAGTATTATCGTGTTTGCTAAATTCAGTTCTATACAGGGTTACTTCGCCAATAGTGTAGTTTGGGATCACGCTTTTACTTGCTTTGTTGTTTTAAAGGATAAATTGCTTTTTGGCAATCTGTGGATTTGTGAAGACTATTTTTCGGATCTGACCAAATTTCCCGGAACAGTTAGTGTTGGATTGCCATTTTTCCTGATGGGAGGTGGATTGGTATTAGGATCAGTCATTCTGATTCCATACCTTATTAGTTTGAAGACGGCGATTAAGACCAAGGATTACCGCTTATTTGTGTTTAACACATTATTCTTGATGCTTTACTTTTTTTCACCGATCACCAGGTTCCCTTTGGTACAGCTGTTTATAGCATTTAATGCTGTTAGTTCTTCTGTATGGGGTGAAGATCCAGCCAAAACTACTACAACAAATAGGAATTCTTCTACTTGGCTGAATCCTGGCGAATCAAACTGATGATTCGTCTAAGCCCCGTTATTACTATTAGCGGTACGCATATTCCGACTACGGCATAGAGACATCTGGCGTACCATACGGGATTTGATACAGGGAACAGTGTCATATCGTAATTCTGATTAAATACCTTGGATAATATGAGATCCACCAGCTTGAATGCATGAAAATGCATAGCCATTATGATAAAGGTGTGTTGTCCTATGTATGTGACATACCCGTTTATTCTTGATGTGCTGATCAGTTCTGCCAACGATGAACAGAATGCGATTCCCAAG encodes the following:
- a CDS encoding Glycosyl transferase family 2; translation: MISIVVPVYNIENYLRPCLDSVVNQTYKDLDIILVDDGSTDKSGEICDEYAANDSRIRVFHIPNGGVSGARNYGIDQAFQKRSDYISFIDSDDWIDLDMCEFLLDLIRKNHADVASCSIYREFPNNPTIYNLKDEIYTGDNAACAVVDGGITDSCCDKLWSLKIWQDYRFPTGRVYEDYATVYKALEKANKIVVSSEPKYHYLCRPNSILQSHDIEKMVNLWIASKERYLYLKDRAGEKTLNKLIYDCGYSAGRLWSWAWEYRAEVKDKFSKQFEECSAFTRALFPGSSARKHGMQVYIGVILAKHNNKASYFAAYLINQVRRLTKGKKN
- a CDS encoding Glycosyltransferase involved in cell wall bisynthesis; this encodes MKTSIVLSTYNGEKYIIEQLESLKNQTLAPDEVIISDDCSTDSTVELCKNFITDNELDNWHVITHETNKGWAENFSEAFLEASGDIIFPCDQDDVWIEDKLEKMTSIMEAHPEIGLLIGNYQKWIQNDKEDRIVEQTYSGKLTQLPFNEKVIYMDYPGCVYCFRRSFYDVILPYRFTDYPHDAFLLRMAKTADACYLLDVPVIKWRRHTANTTGKPVRTNEAMTSGIEYYIRCLDKMKEYCNDNGLIEKIPLIKENTKFYEVRLAAFKNKRLIGKGSLASCMRYLKFYPRSRSILGDVWRLIH